Proteins from a genomic interval of Ptychodera flava strain L36383 chromosome 7, AS_Pfla_20210202, whole genome shotgun sequence:
- the LOC139136469 gene encoding E3 ubiquitin-protein ligase TRIM33-like, giving the protein MASSERGVGGPSSERGKLSKCEFCSGHFQTLTLLTCYHSLCGDCLELVGHRNKVTCQVCFNDVTVQSSGVSTKPVPGSPQDQAGHSKTKRMRKEESYLCQRCPSHERQNAAKGCIECAEYMCETCSQNHISIVSREHQLLAIADYESEKLNPSTNKFPSYCTKHTDKVVDVFCQDCKKCVCVQCALSEHPNPKHTYVSLEKAAGKVKADLKPTLQQIDSKRKDTSRAKTNHVKILRDLKKNLKSGLKVIDQHANAIIENVREAQKKAKEEYQNAFSEKDKILSSSIKQISSLDNRLADTTKSVEMKVKFASDTQLLMSEDAMANGMLQLLQAKVDLEPQVTSALYFNVTGSPDVAKFGHVQTVGFSSDTTVVQHSKSLAPGTLCLHETLVDNPEGVVSRSVILDLGNPGQSSFEMKQRKAPGKEYETSNDEKAIESATQQPGKDFEMAHHRSTGMPKKKRVYKKQPKNPVSTEEIPDAASMMEMFQAMLQQQTTSTPKKRGEREASATVTTGQADEQCSVYKESADTGESTEPVKVRDIKNTHN; this is encoded by the exons ATGGCGTCGAGCGAGAGAGGGGTCGGTGGCCCCTCGTCGGAAAGAGGTAAGCTTAgtaaatgtgaattttgttcaGGACATTTCCAGACACTGACACTTCTGACGTGCTATCATTCGTTGTGCGGAGACTGTCTTGAACTTGTCGGGCATCGCAACAAAGTGACTTGTCAAGTGTGTTTCAATGATGTGACTGTGCAGTCTTCAGGTGTAAGCACGAAACCGGTACCAGGAAGTCCTCAGGATCAGGCTGGccattcaaaaacaaaaagaatgCGAAAAGAAGAAAGTTACCTATGCCAACGATGCCCGAGTCACGAGAGGCAGAATGCTGCAAAGGGGTGCATTGAGTGCGCCGAGTACATGTGTGAAACTTGCAGTCAAAACCACATTAGCATCGTGAGCAGAGAGCACCAACTTTTAGCGATCGCGGACTATGAATCCGAAAAACTAAACCCTTCAACAAACAAATTTCCCTCATATTGCACAAAACACACAGATAAGGTAGTTGACGTGTTCTGTCAAGATTGCAAgaaatgtgtgtgtgttcagTGTGCCCTGAGCGAACACCCAAACCCGAAGCACACGTACGTTTCCCTAGAAAAAGCCGCTGGCAAAGTGAAAGCAGATTTAAAACCGACCTTACAACAAATTGACAGTAAAAGAAAAGACACTTCACGAGCAAAGACCAACCACGTCAAAATACTGCGTGACCtaaaaaagaatttgaaaagtgGGTTGAAAGTCATAGACCAGCATGCTAATGCCATCATTGAAAATGTGCGGGAGGCACAAAAGAAAGCGAAGGAAGAATATCAGAACGCTTTCTCAGAAAAGGATAAAATTCTGAGTAGCAGTATAAAACAGATATCGTCACTGGACAACCGTCTGGCCGATACAACTAAATCTGTTGAAATGAAGGTGAAGTTTGCGAGCGATACGCAATTATTGATGTCTGAAGATGCAATGGCGAACGGCATGCTCCAGCTTCTACAAGCTAAGGTGGACTTAGAACCACAAGTTACCAGCGCACTCTATTTCAACGTCACAGGCAGTCCTGATGTCGCTAAATTCGGCCACGTCCAAACTGTTGGCTTTAGCTCCGACACGACGGTCGTCCAGCATAGCAAATCCCTGGCTCCAGGTACTCTCTGCCTGCATGAAACCCTTGTTGATAATCCAGAGGGTGTGGTCAGCAGATCAGTCATTCTTGATTTAGGAAACCCTGGCCAGAGTTCATTTGAG atgaaacaaaggaaagcTCCTGGGAAGGAATATGAGACTTCCAATGATGAAAAAGCAATTGAGTCTGCAACACAACAACCAGGAAAGGACTTTGAGATGGCTCATCATAGATCCACAGGGATGCCAAAG AAAAAGCGAGTCTATAAAAAACAACCAAAGAATCCTGTATCAACAGAAGAGATTCCTGATGCTGCCAGTATGATGGAGATGTTTCAGGCGATGTTACAACAGCAAACAACTAGTACACCAAAGAAAAGAGGCGAAAGAGAGGCCTCAGCTACCGTCACAACTGGACAAGCAGATGAACAGTGTTCTGTATATAAAGAGTCCGCTGATACCGGAGAATCAACAGAGCCTGTAAAGGTAAGGGATATCAAGAACACACACAACTGA